A window of the Kosakonia radicincitans DSM 16656 genome harbors these coding sequences:
- a CDS encoding bile acid:sodium symporter family protein, whose product MKLFRILDPFTLTLVCTVLLASFFPARGGFVPFFEGLTTAAIALLFFMHGAKLSREAIIAGGSHWRLHLWVMCSTFVLFPALGVLFVWWSPVNVSQELYTGFLYLCILPATVQSAIAFTSLAGGNVAAAVCSASASSLLGIFLSPLLVGLLMNLHGAGGSLEQVGKIMLQLLLPFVLGHLSRPWTGAFVAKHKKWISKTDQTSILLVVYSAFSEAVVNGIWHKVGVGSLLFIVAASLVLLAIVIMVNIVVARKCGFNKADEITIVFCGSKKSLANGIPMANILFPTSVIGMMVLPLMIFHQIQLMVCAVLARRYKRQTEQQQAQEAAKA is encoded by the coding sequence ATGAAACTTTTTCGAATTCTTGACCCTTTTACCCTCACGCTGGTGTGTACCGTTCTGCTGGCCTCTTTCTTCCCTGCGCGCGGCGGGTTTGTTCCTTTCTTTGAAGGGCTAACAACCGCCGCTATTGCGCTGCTGTTTTTTATGCATGGCGCGAAACTGTCACGCGAAGCGATCATTGCGGGCGGTAGCCACTGGCGTTTGCATCTGTGGGTGATGTGCAGCACCTTTGTGCTTTTCCCGGCACTCGGCGTGCTGTTTGTCTGGTGGTCGCCAGTGAATGTCAGCCAGGAGTTGTATACCGGCTTCCTCTATCTGTGCATTTTGCCCGCCACAGTGCAGTCGGCGATTGCCTTTACCTCACTGGCGGGCGGTAACGTTGCTGCCGCCGTGTGTTCTGCATCGGCCTCCAGCTTGTTGGGGATCTTCCTCTCGCCGTTGCTGGTCGGCTTGCTGATGAATCTGCACGGCGCCGGGGGCAGCCTCGAACAAGTGGGCAAGATCATGCTGCAATTGCTGCTGCCGTTTGTGCTTGGTCACCTGTCACGTCCGTGGACCGGCGCATTTGTGGCAAAACATAAAAAATGGATTTCAAAAACCGACCAGACTTCGATCCTGCTGGTGGTTTACTCCGCATTCAGCGAAGCAGTGGTGAACGGTATCTGGCATAAGGTGGGCGTCGGTTCACTGCTGTTTATCGTGGCCGCAAGCCTCGTACTGCTGGCGATTGTCATCATGGTGAACATTGTGGTGGCGCGGAAGTGCGGCTTTAACAAAGCGGATGAAATTACCATTGTGTTCTGCGGTTCGAAGAAGAGTCTCGCCAACGGTATCCCGATGGCGAACATTCTCTTCCCGACTTCAGTGATTGGCATGATGGTGCTGCCGCTGATGATCTTCCACCAGATCCAACTGATGGTTTGCGCCGTGCTGGCCCGCCGCTACAAACGCCAGACGGAGCAACAGCAGGCGCAGGAAGCGGCAAAAGCCTAG
- a CDS encoding LysR family transcriptional regulator, producing MNYSLRQLRVFVTVAQAKSFSRAGDIIGLSQSAVSHSVKELELQTGVRLLDRTTREVVLTEAGQQLALRLERLLDELSSTLREAGRVGQQLTGTVRVAASQTISAHLIPQCIASSNQRYPEIDFVLHDRPQQWVLESIRQGEVDFGIVIDPGPVSDFQSEEILEEPFFLLCRNDHPWAQLAAVPWSALDGARLVVQDYASGSRPLIDAALQHFSLQTAIVQEIGHPATLFPMVEAGIGISILPALALPLPQGSQLAVKRLVPGMQRKIMLVRRKNRSLSGAAQALWEVVKEQARCLNRARENDPLFTQT from the coding sequence ATGAATTACTCATTACGTCAGTTACGCGTTTTTGTCACCGTCGCGCAGGCCAAAAGTTTTAGCCGGGCAGGGGACATCATTGGCCTGAGTCAGTCTGCCGTCAGCCACAGTGTGAAAGAGCTGGAGTTGCAAACCGGCGTGCGTCTTCTCGATCGCACTACCCGTGAAGTAGTGCTGACCGAAGCGGGCCAGCAACTGGCTTTGCGGCTGGAGCGCTTGTTAGATGAGCTTAGCAGCACGCTACGCGAAGCCGGGCGCGTCGGCCAGCAATTAACCGGTACCGTACGTGTGGCCGCCAGCCAGACCATTTCCGCACACCTGATCCCGCAGTGCATCGCCAGCAGTAACCAGCGCTATCCGGAGATCGATTTTGTGCTGCATGACAGGCCGCAACAGTGGGTACTGGAGAGCATTCGTCAGGGGGAAGTGGATTTTGGCATTGTGATCGATCCCGGTCCGGTGAGCGATTTTCAAAGTGAAGAGATCCTGGAAGAGCCCTTTTTTCTGCTCTGCCGCAACGACCATCCGTGGGCGCAGCTTGCGGCAGTTCCCTGGTCCGCGCTTGATGGCGCACGTCTGGTGGTACAGGATTATGCTTCAGGAAGTCGACCGTTAATTGACGCGGCGTTACAGCATTTTTCCCTGCAAACTGCGATTGTCCAGGAGATTGGTCATCCGGCGACGCTGTTTCCAATGGTGGAAGCGGGGATTGGTATCAGCATCTTACCGGCGCTGGCATTGCCATTGCCGCAGGGAAGCCAGCTTGCGGTGAAACGGCTGGTGCCGGGGATGCAACGGAAAATTATGCTGGTGCGACGGAAGAACCGTTCGTTGTCGGGGGCGGCGCAGGCGCTGTGGGAAGTGGTAAAAGAACAGGCCCGGTGTTTAAACCGGGCCCGTGAGAACGATCCGTTATTTACTCAGACGTAA
- a CDS encoding FlxA-like family protein: MSTITTSTPSIQSSSKGSSAGSSSTSNDISSQISRITQQIAKLTDELKNISSGSGTTEQKKKQQELIQQQIQQLQAQLAQLQRKQAQEAEQKQAQQQSKAEGVNNPSDEHSIDIYV, translated from the coding sequence ATGTCCACCATTACAACATCAACTCCATCGATACAAAGTAGTAGCAAGGGTAGTAGCGCAGGCAGTTCGTCGACCAGTAATGATATATCTTCGCAAATCAGCCGTATTACTCAGCAGATTGCTAAGCTGACGGACGAATTGAAAAATATTTCCAGCGGTAGCGGCACGACAGAACAGAAAAAAAAGCAACAAGAGTTGATTCAGCAGCAAATCCAACAGTTGCAGGCACAGCTAGCTCAGCTTCAGCGCAAACAAGCGCAGGAAGCTGAACAGAAGCAAGCTCAGCAGCAGAGCAAAGCGGAAGGCGTGAATAACCCTTCTGACGAGCATTCGATTGATATTTACGTCTGA
- the gltX gene encoding glutamate--tRNA ligase — protein MKIKTRFAPSPTGYLHVGGARTALYSWLFARNHGGEFVLRIEDTDLERSTPEAIEAIMDGMNWLNLEWDEGPYFQTKRFDRYNAVIDEMLKAGTAYKCYCSKERLEQLRETQMANGEKPRYDGRCRHDHSYHAADEPCVVRFANPQDGSVVFDDQIRGPIEFSNLELDDLIIRRTDGSPTYNFCVVVDDWDMEITHVIRGEDHINNTPRQINILKALNAPVPVYAHVSMINGDDGKKLSKRHGAVSVMQYRDDGYLPEALLNYLVRLGWSSGDQEIFTREEMIKLFSLGAVSKSASAFNTDKLLWLNHHYINALDPQYVATHLQWHIEQEKIDTRTGPQLFELVKLLGERCKTLKEMAASCRYFYEEFDEFDADAAKKHLRPVARQPLEVVRDKLAAITDWSAENVHHAIQATADELEVGMGKVGMPLRVAVTGAGQSPALDVTVHAIGQARSIARINKALGFIAERESQQ, from the coding sequence ATGAAAATCAAAACTCGCTTCGCGCCAAGCCCCACTGGCTATCTGCACGTTGGCGGCGCGCGTACTGCTCTCTACTCCTGGCTGTTTGCCCGTAACCACGGCGGTGAGTTTGTGCTGCGTATTGAAGACACCGATCTTGAGCGCTCCACGCCGGAAGCAATCGAAGCCATTATGGATGGCATGAACTGGCTGAACCTTGAATGGGATGAAGGCCCGTATTTCCAGACTAAACGCTTTGATCGCTACAACGCGGTGATTGATGAAATGCTCAAAGCGGGCACTGCATATAAATGCTATTGCTCGAAAGAGCGTCTGGAGCAACTGCGCGAAACGCAGATGGCGAACGGTGAAAAACCACGCTATGACGGCCGCTGCCGCCACGATCATTCGTATCATGCCGCTGACGAACCTTGCGTTGTGCGCTTCGCCAACCCGCAGGATGGCTCCGTGGTGTTTGACGATCAGATCCGTGGTCCGATCGAGTTCAGCAACCTCGAACTTGACGATCTGATCATTCGCCGTACTGATGGTTCTCCGACCTACAACTTCTGCGTTGTCGTTGATGACTGGGATATGGAAATCACGCATGTCATTCGTGGCGAAGACCATATCAACAACACGCCGCGTCAGATCAACATCCTGAAAGCGCTGAATGCGCCGGTTCCGGTCTACGCGCACGTTTCCATGATCAACGGCGACGACGGTAAAAAACTCTCTAAACGCCACGGCGCGGTTAGCGTGATGCAATACCGCGATGATGGCTATCTGCCGGAAGCGCTGCTCAACTATCTGGTGCGTCTGGGCTGGTCGAGTGGCGATCAGGAGATCTTCACCCGCGAAGAGATGATCAAACTTTTCTCACTTGGCGCGGTGAGCAAATCAGCAAGTGCTTTCAACACCGATAAACTGCTGTGGCTGAACCACCACTACATTAATGCTCTGGATCCGCAGTATGTGGCGACACATCTGCAATGGCATATCGAGCAGGAAAAAATCGACACGCGTACCGGCCCGCAGTTGTTCGAGCTGGTGAAACTGCTGGGCGAACGTTGCAAGACGCTGAAAGAGATGGCCGCAAGCTGCCGCTACTTCTATGAAGAGTTTGACGAATTCGATGCCGATGCCGCGAAAAAACACCTGCGTCCGGTGGCTCGCCAGCCGCTGGAAGTGGTGCGCGATAAACTCGCAGCGATTACCGACTGGAGCGCCGAAAATGTGCACCACGCCATTCAGGCTACCGCCGACGAACTGGAAGTCGGGATGGGCAAAGTGGGTATGCCGCTGCGTGTTGCCGTTACCGGCGCGGGTCAGTCTCCGGCGCTGGACGTTACTGTTCACGCTATTGGCCAGGCCCGCAGCATTGCGCGAATCAATAAAGCACTGGGCTTTATTGCTGAACGCGAAAGCCAGCAGTAA
- a CDS encoding CS1 type fimbrial major subunit, with amino-acid sequence MKSTNKLVLAALLAATFGASAASPTIDFNVEATIPDNDFYITPVNGWDAQTQKMSWNEGGQSLNPFSQQLQMKNTGGNIKAYLSSQPALTTANGTDVINLDVRIAGKTLTTNSTTAVELYNDSEAATEKTATVEVSQQGTLSSRPAGGNYIGAVTMIFDTDGTTP; translated from the coding sequence ATGAAATCGACAAATAAATTAGTACTCGCAGCTCTGCTGGCGGCAACATTTGGTGCCAGCGCAGCTTCACCGACAATTGACTTTAATGTTGAAGCCACGATTCCGGACAATGATTTCTATATCACGCCAGTAAATGGCTGGGATGCGCAAACGCAGAAAATGAGCTGGAATGAAGGCGGCCAGTCGCTTAATCCTTTCTCTCAGCAGCTGCAAATGAAAAATACCGGCGGCAATATTAAAGCTTATTTAAGCAGCCAGCCGGCACTGACTACAGCGAATGGCACTGATGTTATTAACCTGGACGTCAGAATTGCCGGTAAAACACTGACGACGAATTCCACCACTGCCGTCGAGCTTTACAACGATTCTGAAGCGGCAACGGAAAAAACGGCAACCGTCGAAGTGAGCCAGCAGGGCACGCTTTCGTCACGTCCGGCCGGTGGTAATTATATTGGGGCCGTCACGATGATCTTCGATACCGACGGTACGACCCCTTAA